In Catenulispora sp. MAP5-51, the following proteins share a genomic window:
- a CDS encoding PadR family transcriptional regulator — protein MAGKRKVDNLLALAVLATVVQRPMHRYEIASLIRAHGKDQQLDVKWGSLYTVVENLAKHGFLEVVGTSRQGARPERTVYRITEAGRRELEDWTRELIGTPAPEHTRFAAGLSVQMVLPPEEVIELLGNRLAALEEGIGARQNALAKTLETVPRLFLVEDEYALAMVRAEAAWVRGMLAELTSGTFPDLDAWHGYHEGAGLPQEMLDLHERGVSQD, from the coding sequence GTGGCCGGCAAACGCAAGGTCGACAACCTGCTCGCGCTCGCCGTGCTGGCCACGGTCGTCCAGCGGCCCATGCACCGCTACGAGATCGCCTCGCTGATCCGCGCCCACGGCAAGGACCAGCAGCTGGACGTGAAGTGGGGCTCGCTCTACACGGTCGTGGAGAACCTCGCCAAGCACGGGTTCCTGGAAGTCGTCGGGACCAGCCGGCAGGGGGCGCGGCCGGAGCGGACCGTGTACCGGATCACCGAGGCCGGCCGGCGGGAGCTGGAGGACTGGACCCGCGAGCTGATCGGCACGCCCGCCCCGGAGCACACCCGCTTCGCCGCCGGGCTGTCGGTGCAGATGGTCCTGCCGCCGGAAGAGGTGATCGAGTTGCTGGGCAACCGGCTCGCAGCGTTGGAGGAGGGGATCGGCGCGCGCCAGAACGCGCTGGCCAAGACGCTGGAGACGGTGCCGAGGCTGTTCCTCGTCGAGGACGAGTACGCGCTGGCGATGGTGCGGGCCGAGGCGGCCTGGGTGCGCGGGATGCTGGCGGAGCTGACCTCCGGCACGTTCCCGGACCTGGACGCCTGGCACGGCTACCACGAAGGCGCCGGGCTGCCTCAGGAAATGCTCGACCTGCACGAAAGAGGTGTGAGCCAGGACTGA
- a CDS encoding cytochrome P450, producing MTESDIWFQDPYAAFAKERRSAGPAFVPALGAWVVARHDDVLDVLRRADEFSSANTLPRDEMLPDVVRAELADSIGGRPVVVNSDGAAHRRYRAPLLAGLTPARVERVVPFVQERAAALVDGFAGDGRVEFVGGYTSILASETIGRLIGLAPDEVAQAVYGTSQALVMYFFPVGDEHKAAAARTFGEMRAMIDEHVRARRAEPREDLCSALIAALAPDGGELTLDQRHEVASNVLNLFIAGFITATPLLGTMVLNLLRHREQWELLCAKPELIPAAVEEAMRYDTSMQSVRRITTAPATLAGVEIPAGSTLLVALASANRDPGVHDRADTFDITRPAGAGAAAGHLSFGHGPHACVGAQLFREEARATLRVLTERLPNLRLAPQEEGTMGRSAVPRDGSLQELNLVW from the coding sequence ATGACCGAATCAGACATCTGGTTTCAGGACCCGTACGCCGCCTTCGCCAAGGAACGCCGCAGCGCGGGCCCGGCCTTCGTGCCAGCGCTCGGGGCGTGGGTGGTGGCGCGGCACGATGACGTGCTCGACGTCCTGCGGCGCGCCGACGAGTTCTCCTCGGCGAACACCCTGCCGCGCGACGAGATGCTGCCGGACGTGGTGCGGGCTGAACTCGCCGACAGCATCGGTGGGCGGCCGGTCGTGGTGAACTCCGACGGCGCCGCGCACCGTCGCTATCGCGCGCCGCTGCTCGCCGGGCTCACTCCGGCGCGCGTCGAGCGGGTTGTGCCGTTCGTCCAGGAGCGTGCGGCGGCGCTGGTCGACGGGTTCGCCGGCGACGGCCGGGTCGAATTCGTCGGCGGCTATACGTCGATCCTCGCCAGTGAGACGATCGGCCGGCTGATCGGACTGGCGCCGGATGAGGTCGCCCAGGCGGTGTACGGCACGTCGCAGGCCCTGGTCATGTACTTCTTCCCGGTCGGCGACGAACACAAGGCCGCTGCCGCGCGCACGTTCGGCGAGATGCGGGCGATGATCGACGAGCACGTCCGCGCCCGGCGGGCCGAGCCGCGCGAGGACTTGTGCAGCGCGCTGATCGCGGCCCTGGCCCCGGACGGCGGCGAGCTCACGCTCGATCAGCGGCACGAGGTCGCCTCGAACGTCCTGAACCTGTTCATCGCCGGTTTCATCACCGCCACCCCGCTGCTGGGCACGATGGTTCTCAACCTGCTGCGCCACCGGGAGCAGTGGGAGCTGTTGTGCGCGAAGCCCGAGCTGATCCCGGCGGCCGTCGAGGAGGCCATGCGGTACGACACCTCGATGCAGAGCGTCCGGCGGATCACCACCGCCCCGGCGACGCTGGCCGGCGTCGAGATCCCCGCCGGTTCCACGCTGCTGGTCGCGCTCGCCTCGGCGAACCGGGACCCGGGGGTCCACGACCGGGCCGACACCTTCGACATCACCAGGCCCGCGGGCGCGGGAGCAGCGGCCGGGCACCTTTCCTTCGGCCACGGCCCGCACGCCTGCGTCGGCGCGCAGCTGTTCCGCGAGGAAGCGCGCGCGACGCTGCGGGTCCTCACCGAGCGCCTGCCGAACCTGCGGCTCGCGCCGCAGGAGGAGGGGACGATGGGCCGCAGCGCCGTGCCGCGCGACGGCTCGCTCCAGGAGCTGAACCTGGTCTGGTGA
- a CDS encoding acyl-CoA dehydrogenase family protein, translating to MRRSVYTEDHEAFREMIRDFIAEEVVPVYPEWEKQGHPPREFYYRLGELGIFGIEVPEEYGGAGEANGFKYQAVTTEELMRAGVGFGGSSVHTGLVLPYLMEFANKEQKQRWLPDFVSGAMMTAIAMTEPGTGSDLAGIKTTAKLSEDGTHYVLNGAKTFITGGVLADRVLVVARTAPHDPDDRRAGLSILVVDTKSPGYAVGRKLEKIGLRTSDTAELSFTDVQVPVQDLLGEEGKAFSYLTHNLIPERLGIAVSAVAAADAAIHFAIGYTKERDVFGTPVASFQNTKFVLAECSSEVTAGQTMIDRAMDLYEAGDLTVADGAAVKLFTTEMASRVIDRCLQLHGGYGYMLEFPIAKLYTDNRVFRIYGGTSEVMKTVVAKSLGL from the coding sequence GTGCGCCGTTCCGTCTACACCGAAGACCACGAGGCCTTCCGCGAGATGATCAGGGACTTCATCGCCGAGGAGGTCGTCCCGGTCTACCCCGAATGGGAGAAGCAGGGGCATCCCCCGCGCGAGTTCTACTACCGGCTCGGCGAGCTGGGCATCTTCGGCATCGAGGTGCCCGAGGAGTACGGCGGCGCCGGCGAGGCCAACGGCTTCAAGTACCAGGCCGTCACCACCGAGGAGCTGATGCGCGCCGGGGTGGGCTTCGGCGGGTCCTCGGTGCACACCGGGCTGGTGCTGCCGTACCTGATGGAGTTCGCGAACAAGGAGCAGAAGCAGCGCTGGCTGCCGGACTTCGTCTCCGGGGCGATGATGACAGCGATCGCCATGACTGAGCCGGGCACCGGCAGCGACCTGGCCGGCATCAAGACCACGGCGAAGCTGTCCGAGGACGGGACGCACTACGTCCTCAACGGCGCCAAGACCTTCATCACCGGCGGCGTGCTGGCCGACCGGGTCCTGGTGGTGGCGCGCACCGCGCCGCACGACCCGGACGACCGCCGCGCGGGCCTGTCGATCCTGGTCGTGGACACCAAGTCCCCGGGCTACGCGGTCGGCCGCAAGCTGGAGAAGATCGGCCTGCGCACCTCCGACACCGCCGAGCTGTCCTTCACCGACGTGCAGGTGCCGGTGCAGGACCTGCTCGGCGAGGAGGGCAAGGCGTTCTCCTACCTGACGCACAACCTGATCCCCGAGCGCCTGGGCATCGCGGTCTCGGCGGTCGCCGCCGCCGACGCCGCGATCCATTTCGCGATCGGCTACACCAAGGAGCGCGACGTCTTCGGCACGCCGGTCGCCTCGTTCCAGAACACGAAGTTCGTGCTCGCCGAGTGCTCCTCCGAGGTGACCGCCGGCCAGACCATGATCGACCGCGCGATGGACCTGTACGAGGCCGGGGACCTGACCGTCGCCGACGGCGCCGCGGTGAAGCTGTTCACGACGGAGATGGCGAGCCGGGTCATCGACCGCTGTCTGCAGCTGCACGGCGGCTACGGCTACATGCTGGAGTTCCCGATCGCCAAGCTCTACACCGACAACCGCGTGTTCCGGATCTACGGCGGGACCAGCGAGGTGATGAAGACGGTGGTGGCCAAGTCGCTCGGGCTGTAG